A genome region from Pseudanabaena sp. Chao 1811 includes the following:
- a CDS encoding GAF domain-containing protein, with protein MLTSTLFELKLAIIREPLVVSADVTVMETIALMSSGRSQCDAENHSDNHQQQFQQEASSSCVLVLEGEKLIGIMTERDVVRLSAQQQDLNRLLVREVMTHPVITLRESDLTDLLLAVNLLQQYHIRHLPLLDDHGLLVGMVTHESLRQISRPIDLMRLRLVSEVMTSDVVCAAPDCSMLAIAQMMAGQKISSVMIVETCRTDDSLQIPVGIVTERDVVQFQALGLNLETCIAHTVMSTPIFAVKPEDNLLTVQQIMEQRLVRRLAVTGEFGELLGIVTQTSLLQALNPIEMYNLAKVLEAKVEQLESEKVALLENRNIELELQVVITQRIRQSLDLPIIFDTACQEIQQLLQCDRVGIFKFYPESNFDDGEFVAEAVVDGFSSAVEVHIHDHCFGENYAAAYAQGRVQVVNDIDHAGLADCHRDVLAQFQVKANLVIPLLCDKTLWGLLCIHQCAHTRQWQEHEVDLIQQIANQLTIAIQQSDLYEQLHAELLIRQQAEAKISIQLRRQQILEEITQQIRESLDIQEILATVTRKIRNVLDCDRAIIFQLFADGKSQIVEESVHSDFPTLKALSWEDEIWSQEILDSYWQGIPRIVPDVMNDVWTECLVEYSIEGRIQSKIVAPIIQDTHIDKSHRWVTTAGTKKLWGVLVVHACAERRIWQESEAKLLQQVANQLAIAIQQATIFEKAQQEIVERKLAQQQLIQINQQLLISNRELARATRLKDEFLANMSHELRTPLNAILGITEGLIEEVFGSINQQQNNMLQIVEKSSNHLLELINDILDLSKIEAGKLTLESTDTNINQLCQSSIMFVKQQAMQKQIQLEMQISQPIPDLEIDERRIRQVLINLLNNAVKFTPEGGRINLEVTLENGTDNDDASISAQWVRFSVIDTGIGIEAEGLKSLFQPFIQIDSALNRKYEGTGLGLALVKRIVKLHGGHVSVTSEIGVGSRFTIELPCPERKHQFSRKSVNILPFTGSSIENADINKSPLILLAEDNEANIVTISSYLEAKGYRLIVARDGQQAINLVRSQNPDLVLMDIQMPKVDGLDAIKWIRSNHSTDLPIIAITALAMTGDRERCLEVGANDYLSKPIKLKQLAATIQQFVN; from the coding sequence GTGCTCACATCTACATTATTTGAACTGAAATTAGCAATTATTCGTGAGCCGTTAGTAGTTTCTGCTGATGTAACTGTCATGGAGACGATCGCCTTAATGAGTAGTGGGCGATCGCAATGTGATGCGGAAAATCATAGCGACAATCATCAGCAACAATTTCAGCAAGAGGCAAGCTCTAGCTGTGTCTTGGTATTAGAAGGTGAAAAGTTAATCGGCATAATGACTGAGCGCGATGTGGTTCGCCTCAGCGCTCAGCAGCAAGACCTCAATCGTCTACTGGTGCGAGAAGTGATGACACATCCTGTAATTACTTTGCGCGAGTCTGACCTTACAGATTTATTGTTAGCAGTCAATTTACTTCAGCAATACCATATTCGCCATTTGCCACTCCTCGATGATCATGGTCTGCTTGTGGGAATGGTAACTCACGAAAGTTTACGACAAATTTCTCGTCCCATCGATCTCATGCGGCTGCGATTGGTGTCTGAGGTGATGACTTCTGATGTAGTGTGTGCTGCTCCCGATTGCTCGATGCTGGCGATCGCGCAAATGATGGCAGGGCAGAAAATTAGTTCGGTGATGATTGTTGAGACATGCAGAACAGATGACTCCCTCCAGATTCCAGTGGGAATAGTGACCGAGCGTGATGTTGTGCAGTTTCAAGCTCTAGGCTTAAACCTTGAAACCTGTATCGCGCATACGGTGATGAGCACGCCGATTTTTGCGGTCAAGCCAGAGGATAACCTGTTGACAGTGCAGCAAATTATGGAGCAGAGGTTGGTTCGGCGCTTAGCGGTGACAGGTGAATTTGGCGAACTATTAGGAATCGTCACACAGACCAGTTTGCTCCAAGCCTTAAATCCGATTGAAATGTATAATTTAGCCAAGGTTTTAGAGGCAAAAGTAGAACAACTAGAATCAGAAAAAGTAGCTCTGCTAGAAAATCGCAATATTGAGTTAGAACTTCAGGTTGTAATTACTCAACGTATCCGTCAATCCCTCGATCTCCCAATAATTTTTGATACCGCTTGTCAAGAAATTCAGCAATTACTGCAATGCGATCGCGTCGGTATTTTTAAGTTCTATCCTGAATCTAATTTTGATGATGGTGAATTTGTTGCCGAAGCCGTTGTCGATGGATTTAGCTCAGCCGTGGAAGTTCACATTCACGACCATTGCTTTGGCGAAAACTATGCCGCCGCCTATGCCCAAGGTCGAGTGCAAGTTGTAAATGATATTGATCATGCTGGACTAGCTGACTGTCATCGTGATGTCTTGGCACAGTTTCAGGTAAAAGCAAATCTAGTAATTCCATTACTCTGTGACAAAACACTGTGGGGATTGCTATGCATCCATCAATGCGCTCATACTCGCCAATGGCAAGAGCATGAAGTTGATTTAATTCAACAAATTGCCAACCAATTAACGATCGCTATTCAACAATCTGATCTCTACGAACAACTCCATGCAGAGCTATTAATACGTCAGCAAGCCGAAGCAAAAATATCAATACAATTGCGACGGCAACAAATTTTGGAGGAAATCACCCAACAAATTCGTGAATCACTGGATATTCAAGAAATCCTTGCGACAGTAACTCGAAAAATCCGAAATGTGCTGGATTGCGATCGCGCGATCATCTTCCAGTTATTTGCGGATGGCAAAAGCCAAATTGTCGAAGAATCTGTGCATAGCGACTTCCCTACACTCAAAGCCCTTAGTTGGGAAGATGAAATTTGGTCACAGGAAATTCTCGATAGCTATTGGCAAGGCATTCCCCGCATCGTCCCTGATGTAATGAATGATGTCTGGACAGAATGCTTAGTAGAATATTCCATCGAAGGTCGGATTCAGTCCAAAATTGTTGCACCAATTATCCAAGACACTCATATCGACAAATCCCATCGCTGGGTTACAACCGCAGGAACTAAAAAACTATGGGGGGTTTTGGTTGTCCATGCCTGTGCAGAACGCCGAATATGGCAAGAGTCAGAAGCTAAGCTCCTGCAACAGGTAGCAAATCAATTAGCGATCGCCATTCAACAAGCCACGATTTTTGAGAAAGCTCAGCAGGAAATTGTGGAACGTAAACTTGCCCAACAACAATTGATACAAATCAATCAACAACTCTTAATCTCTAATCGTGAACTCGCCCGTGCGACCCGTCTCAAAGATGAATTTCTCGCTAACATGAGTCATGAACTTCGCACTCCCCTCAATGCGATCTTAGGCATTACTGAAGGTCTAATCGAAGAAGTCTTTGGCTCGATCAATCAACAACAGAATAATATGTTGCAAATTGTTGAGAAGAGCAGCAATCACCTATTGGAGTTAATCAACGATATCCTCGATCTATCCAAAATCGAAGCAGGCAAACTGACTTTAGAATCCACAGATACTAATATCAATCAGCTTTGTCAGTCCAGTATCATGTTTGTCAAACAACAAGCAATGCAAAAGCAGATACAACTGGAGATGCAGATATCTCAACCTATACCCGATCTAGAGATCGATGAGCGTCGTATTCGCCAAGTCCTCATCAACCTACTCAATAATGCGGTGAAATTCACACCAGAGGGAGGTCGCATTAACCTCGAAGTAACTTTAGAAAATGGGACTGATAACGACGACGCATCTATATCTGCCCAATGGGTAAGATTTTCCGTAATCGATACAGGCATTGGTATTGAAGCTGAAGGCTTAAAAAGCCTATTCCAGCCCTTTATCCAAATCGATAGTGCTCTCAACCGCAAATATGAAGGTACTGGATTGGGTTTAGCATTAGTCAAACGTATTGTCAAACTACATGGAGGTCATGTGAGTGTGACTAGTGAGATAGGTGTTGGCAGTCGCTTTACAATTGAACTTCCCTGTCCTGAGAGAAAACACCAATTCTCTAGAAAATCAGTAAATATCCTACCCTTTACTGGAAGTTCTATAGAGAATGCTGATATTAACAAATCACCACTTATTTTATTAGCTGAAGATAACGAAGCCAATATTGTTACCATATCCAGCTATCTAGAGGCAAAGGGATATCGGCTAATCGTCGCGAGGGACGGACAACAAGCGATTAATTTAGTGCGATCGCAAAATCCTGACTTGGTACTCATGGATATCCAGATGCCCAAGGTAGATGGATTAGACGCAATCAAATGGATTCGCAGCAATCATTCTACTGATTTACCGATCATTGCGATTACGGCTCTCGCGATGACAGGCGATCGCGAGAGATGTCTAGAAGTAGGTGCTAATGATTATCTGAGTAAGCCAATTAAACTCAAGCAACTCGCCGCCACCATTCAACAATTTGTAAATTAA